One part of the Tunicatimonas pelagia genome encodes these proteins:
- a CDS encoding WD40 repeat domain-containing protein gives MFKRIILATTILTLLFQTGYGQQFLDYQLRLEPVWSRIADALGEPGSVESVEFSPDGKYIISGTKYDNSVIMWRTSDGTELWRQYAAEEIERVGWSADGKYVAAGSEDYLVTVYDATSGEVVKILKQNRGIDGLTWSQQGSLLAIGEEKIEEEGKPTKGFVRIYEMPSGEEIASMDFGSTVNELFFSQDDQYLLAVGHGAVKVYKTQDWSLAQTLKPDYYVTFTSGVFSPDDKYVFAVGQSDQNRGNGYIWEWKEGKLKKTFNHLGKKIESVTWHPDGQYIAYAGHDPHIFIYRADDILEKKNDRIPVAAKIWAGDHAEYLDFNADGSFLASAHQNGLIKVWAWMGEDPELNDRRHRNVSATQTDAKSEE, from the coding sequence ATGTTTAAAAGAATAATTCTTGCCACGACGATTCTTACTTTACTTTTCCAAACCGGATACGGCCAGCAATTTCTTGATTATCAACTGCGATTAGAACCGGTTTGGTCGCGGATTGCCGATGCGCTGGGAGAACCAGGCTCAGTAGAAAGTGTGGAGTTCTCGCCGGATGGCAAATACATTATCAGCGGTACCAAGTACGATAATTCAGTAATTATGTGGCGCACTTCTGATGGTACTGAACTCTGGCGACAGTACGCCGCTGAAGAAATTGAACGGGTAGGATGGTCAGCCGATGGTAAATACGTGGCAGCCGGAAGCGAAGATTATTTGGTAACGGTCTACGATGCTACCAGTGGTGAAGTAGTAAAAATCCTCAAGCAAAACCGGGGCATCGACGGACTCACTTGGTCGCAGCAGGGTAGTTTGTTAGCAATTGGAGAAGAGAAAATTGAGGAGGAAGGCAAGCCTACCAAGGGATTTGTCCGTATTTACGAAATGCCTTCCGGCGAGGAAATAGCCTCGATGGATTTTGGTAGTACGGTGAATGAGCTATTCTTCTCGCAGGACGACCAGTACTTGTTGGCGGTAGGACACGGAGCGGTGAAAGTATACAAAACCCAAGACTGGTCGCTAGCGCAAACGCTAAAGCCTGACTACTACGTAACTTTTACCAGTGGCGTATTTTCACCCGATGACAAGTATGTGTTCGCCGTAGGCCAATCCGACCAGAACCGGGGCAATGGTTACATTTGGGAGTGGAAAGAAGGAAAGTTAAAAAAGACGTTCAATCATTTAGGTAAGAAAATCGAGTCAGTTACCTGGCACCCTGACGGTCAGTATATTGCCTACGCTGGGCATGATCCGCATATTTTCATATACCGGGCGGATGATATTTTAGAAAAGAAGAATGACCGAATTCCGGTAGCCGCTAAAATCTGGGCGGGCGACCACGCCGAGTACTTGGACTTTAACGCTGATGGCAGCTTTTTAGCTAGTGCCCACCAAAATGGCCTGATCAAAGTTTGGGCCTGGATGGGCGAAGACCCCGAACTCAACGACCGCCGCCACCGAAATGTCTCAGCTACTCAGACCGATGCGAAGTCGGAGGAATAA
- a CDS encoding Kelch repeat-containing protein: MKKIIPQLAIIILLTACQEEPEAPTLPDSFALSSPEMREIGLYSAQAEAQITFSEVEEVRNVDFGLVWSTSPGAVPSDSVQQSWGTRGVGTISSSPFPIFDIMSGLQLNTTYYIRPYFVDEKNDLMYGPETTFTTLAGSAWSPVGNGFPGNTGQWPVGFAIDEAIYVGLSLESKGSGSIGASREWWQYDVSTQQWMQKADFPGGLSINPQAFAVDDKGYVVADQNQQNVECWEYDPQKDRWTRKTDFPDYGREGIAAFSFGINGKGYLSGGYGGKSSSVWEFDPQDATNGTDEHGNPMGSWTQKNDFPGREHRNAALFIIDDQVYIGLDAQTVVSADSLATKKQLWRYDTPNDTWIAEGRFPGEPREQTVAFSANGKGYMGGGRDHTDFWEYDPITKEWTPKAEASGAELSFSVNNRGYAFDFDMMEYVP; the protein is encoded by the coding sequence ATGAAAAAAATTATTCCTCAATTAGCCATAATTATACTTTTGACGGCTTGCCAAGAAGAACCCGAAGCTCCCACACTCCCTGATAGCTTTGCACTATCTTCACCTGAAATGCGCGAAATTGGGCTTTATTCGGCTCAGGCTGAAGCTCAAATTACTTTCAGCGAAGTAGAAGAAGTCAGGAATGTAGATTTCGGGTTAGTATGGTCAACGTCTCCGGGAGCCGTACCTTCTGACTCGGTACAGCAGTCGTGGGGCACTAGAGGAGTAGGTACAATTTCATCTAGCCCATTCCCGATATTTGATATTATGTCAGGTTTACAGCTAAATACCACCTATTATATACGCCCGTACTTCGTCGACGAAAAGAACGATTTGATGTACGGTCCTGAAACTACTTTCACTACCTTAGCGGGTAGTGCTTGGAGCCCAGTTGGAAATGGCTTTCCCGGCAATACCGGACAGTGGCCTGTAGGTTTTGCCATTGATGAGGCGATCTACGTAGGCCTAAGTTTAGAGTCTAAAGGTTCTGGTAGCATAGGTGCATCCCGAGAGTGGTGGCAATATGATGTTTCCACTCAGCAGTGGATGCAGAAGGCTGATTTTCCGGGAGGTCTTAGTATCAACCCTCAGGCTTTTGCAGTTGATGATAAAGGGTATGTAGTAGCTGATCAGAACCAGCAGAATGTAGAATGCTGGGAGTATGATCCGCAAAAAGACCGATGGACTCGTAAAACTGATTTCCCGGACTACGGACGGGAAGGTATTGCTGCTTTTAGCTTCGGGATTAACGGTAAGGGGTACCTGAGCGGAGGGTATGGTGGTAAATCTTCGTCGGTATGGGAGTTCGATCCGCAAGACGCTACGAATGGTACCGATGAGCACGGTAACCCGATGGGCTCGTGGACTCAAAAGAATGATTTTCCTGGACGAGAACACCGCAATGCCGCTTTATTTATTATTGATGACCAAGTGTATATCGGCTTAGATGCTCAAACTGTGGTAAGTGCAGACAGTCTAGCCACAAAGAAGCAACTATGGCGTTACGATACTCCGAATGACACCTGGATAGCCGAAGGCCGCTTTCCGGGTGAGCCTCGCGAACAAACCGTCGCCTTTAGTGCCAATGGTAAAGGCTATATGGGCGGAGGCCGCGATCATACCGACTTCTGGGAATATGATCCAATCACTAAGGAATGGACACCCAAAGCCGAAGCCAGCGGAGCAGAGCTTAGCTTTTCGGTCAATAACCGAGGCTATGCCTTTGATTTCGATATGATGGAATATGTGCCTTAA
- a CDS encoding RtcB family protein, with product MATNKLTGKDLRHIGYPEGKIIGLALQAIEDGYKGKNRKVKLDLLKKVYQYPHNYVKDQVVGAVAQALLTPAEDSGRIALNKQRKDYPIYGEAGIEEGAKHQMNVAMKLPVTVGGALMPDAHQGYGLPIGGVLATENAVIPYGVGVDIGCRMCMTFYDLPTAHLTERNDQLRKMLIDNTRFGQATFQRPKDDGVLERPEFQEIKVVRDLKDRAYKQIGSSGGGNHFVEFGVVDVVDTDNEFGVPVGKYLAVLSHSGSRGLGANIAAHYTRIAKSVCKLPDEAKHLAWLDLDSEAGQEYWRAMNLAGDYASACHHQIHERLGKALGEAPLAMVENHHNFAWKEQDADGNEIIVHRKGATPAGKGVLGIIPGSMTAPGFIVRGRGGVASINSASHGAGRVMSRRKAKQSITQQEVTNALKQAKVTLIGSGLDEAPMAYKDIREVMRQQEDLVDIVGTFQPRIVRMCGPNEVWR from the coding sequence ATGGCAACAAATAAATTGACCGGTAAAGACTTGCGACATATAGGCTACCCCGAAGGAAAAATTATCGGGTTGGCCCTGCAAGCTATTGAAGATGGATACAAAGGCAAGAACCGAAAAGTGAAACTGGACTTGCTGAAAAAAGTCTACCAATACCCGCACAACTATGTGAAGGATCAGGTAGTAGGTGCCGTGGCTCAAGCTTTGCTCACTCCTGCTGAAGACTCAGGCAGAATTGCACTGAATAAGCAGCGGAAAGATTATCCAATTTACGGTGAGGCCGGAATTGAAGAAGGAGCCAAGCACCAGATGAACGTAGCGATGAAGCTTCCGGTTACAGTGGGCGGAGCGTTGATGCCCGATGCTCACCAGGGTTACGGGCTTCCCATTGGCGGGGTGCTGGCGACAGAAAACGCAGTGATTCCCTACGGCGTGGGCGTAGACATTGGTTGCCGAATGTGCATGACTTTCTATGACCTGCCAACAGCGCACCTAACCGAGCGGAACGATCAACTCAGAAAGATGCTGATCGATAACACTCGCTTTGGGCAGGCTACGTTTCAGCGACCGAAAGATGATGGGGTGCTGGAGCGACCCGAGTTTCAGGAGATTAAAGTAGTGCGGGATCTAAAAGACCGAGCCTACAAGCAAATTGGTTCTTCCGGTGGAGGTAATCACTTCGTAGAATTCGGAGTAGTTGATGTGGTGGATACTGATAATGAGTTTGGCGTACCCGTCGGGAAATACCTAGCGGTGTTGTCGCACTCAGGGTCGCGAGGGCTGGGTGCTAACATTGCGGCGCACTACACCCGAATTGCCAAATCAGTGTGCAAACTGCCCGATGAGGCTAAACACCTCGCTTGGCTCGATTTGGATTCGGAAGCCGGACAAGAGTACTGGCGAGCGATGAATCTGGCGGGCGACTACGCTTCAGCCTGTCATCACCAAATTCACGAACGGCTTGGAAAAGCTCTGGGCGAAGCTCCGCTGGCGATGGTGGAAAACCACCATAACTTTGCCTGGAAAGAGCAGGATGCAGATGGCAACGAGATCATCGTCCATAGGAAGGGAGCAACTCCAGCAGGTAAAGGTGTGCTGGGAATTATTCCGGGCTCCATGACTGCCCCCGGTTTTATTGTGCGAGGACGAGGTGGAGTGGCATCCATCAACTCGGCTTCTCACGGGGCCGGGCGGGTGATGTCGCGGCGAAAGGCCAAGCAGTCGATTACCCAGCAAGAGGTGACCAATGCCTTGAAGCAGGCGAAAGTGACGCTGATTGGCTCCGGCCTGGACGAAGCCCCAATGGCTTACAAAGACATCCGGGAGGTAATGCGTCAGCAGGAAGACCTGGTGGATATTGTTGGCACATTCCAACCCCGAATTGTTCGAATGTGCGGTCCTAATGAAGTTTGGAGGTGA
- a CDS encoding DinB family protein, producing the protein MIPLAENIQSWLPNTFQEVDGWFDRDEKLRTYKPQDNGWTIDEILEHITLTNRYLLILIEKGKRKASKRVNEVDLQSVLEDYTFSSAKFENIGRHQSFLWVRPEHMEPQRHKNLSEVRHIMKTQVQQCVDVLQSLANGEGLLYKTMMSVDNLGKLNVYEYIYFLAQHARRHVEQMEKNKREFLNE; encoded by the coding sequence ATGATCCCATTAGCAGAAAACATACAGTCTTGGCTTCCTAACACATTTCAAGAAGTTGATGGGTGGTTTGATCGAGATGAAAAACTGCGTACCTATAAACCTCAAGACAATGGTTGGACAATTGACGAAATACTTGAGCATATTACACTCACGAATCGCTATCTATTGATTTTGATTGAAAAAGGAAAGCGGAAAGCATCAAAAAGAGTAAATGAAGTTGATCTACAAAGCGTACTGGAAGATTATACTTTCAGTTCGGCGAAGTTTGAAAACATAGGTAGGCATCAGTCATTTTTGTGGGTAAGGCCTGAGCATATGGAGCCGCAGAGGCACAAGAATTTGTCAGAAGTGAGGCATATTATGAAGACTCAGGTACAGCAGTGTGTTGATGTGCTCCAGTCTCTTGCAAATGGCGAAGGGCTATTGTACAAGACAATGATGAGTGTGGATAACCTGGGAAAGTTAAATGTATACGAATACATCTACTTCTTAGCGCAACATGCAAGACGGCATGTAGAACAAATGGAAAAGAACAAAAGAGAATTTCTGAATGAATAA
- a CDS encoding slipin family protein, protein MRKIISVTPNHQGFLYKKNQLVRVLQPGIYKFWDWQNELAVVMLPTNRRLFVVTNQEVLTRDQVALRFSYFVEYYINDGRKVLAHFDLLNKHNHYHSLYEVEQVVHQYTQVTWREEIAQIDSEQLNEQRSELMREVPTSLKEVVEEYGISIDKLLLRDITFPKNVQNLFAKQLEAKVRAKADLENARTAVATTRALKNASELMKNHEHIKFIQWMETLGKIAENGKHTFFIGENTNGWSK, encoded by the coding sequence ATGAGAAAGATTATCTCAGTAACCCCAAACCATCAAGGGTTTTTGTACAAGAAAAACCAATTGGTTAGAGTGTTACAACCTGGTATCTACAAATTCTGGGACTGGCAAAATGAACTGGCGGTAGTGATGCTACCTACCAATCGGCGGTTGTTTGTCGTCACTAACCAGGAGGTGCTTACTCGAGATCAGGTAGCGTTGCGCTTTTCGTACTTCGTAGAGTACTACATCAACGATGGGCGAAAGGTTCTGGCGCATTTTGATTTACTGAACAAGCATAATCACTACCATAGTTTATACGAGGTAGAGCAGGTAGTTCATCAATATACCCAGGTTACCTGGCGGGAAGAGATTGCTCAAATTGATAGCGAACAGCTCAATGAGCAACGTTCTGAACTGATGCGAGAGGTACCAACCTCCCTGAAAGAAGTAGTAGAGGAGTATGGAATCAGTATCGATAAACTATTGCTGCGGGATATTACTTTTCCGAAGAATGTTCAGAACCTGTTTGCTAAGCAACTGGAGGCTAAGGTTCGAGCTAAAGCCGACTTGGAAAATGCCCGAACGGCTGTAGCTACTACCCGGGCGTTGAAAAATGCCTCGGAGCTGATGAAGAACCACGAGCATATCAAATTCATCCAGTGGATGGAGACGCTCGGTAAAATTGCTGAAAATGGTAAGCATACCTTCTTCATCGGAGAAAACACCAACGGCTGGAGTAAATAA
- a CDS encoding aldo/keto reductase: protein MKYNILGNTGLLVSELCLGTMTFGGRGYWTAIGTLEQEPVNQLVKRSIDAGINFIDTANVYSEGLSEEMTGRAIRNLGLDRHSLVLATKVRGAMGNGPNQTGLSRGHIMWQIDESLRRLDTDYIDLYQIHGFDTFVPLEETMRALDDIVRSGKVRYIGCSNLAAWQIMKAQGYAEFRNLTKFVSLQAYYTIAGRDLERELVPMMLDQKIGLMVWSPLAGGLLSGKYKRGEDGPEGSRRIDFDFPPVNKERAFDILDVMHPMAEEKGISVARLALAWLLHQEAVTTVIIGAKKTEQLEDNLKAVDVKLSEDDLHKLDEVSQLAPEYPGWMFERQGRDRVKQMEELKVRN from the coding sequence ATGAAGTACAATATTTTAGGAAACACCGGACTACTGGTTTCGGAATTATGTCTAGGCACAATGACCTTCGGCGGGCGAGGTTACTGGACTGCCATCGGTACCCTGGAACAAGAACCAGTAAACCAACTCGTGAAGCGTTCGATAGACGCTGGAATTAATTTTATTGACACGGCTAACGTGTACTCTGAAGGTCTGTCGGAAGAGATGACCGGGCGAGCTATTCGTAATCTGGGTCTTGACCGCCATAGCCTGGTCTTAGCAACCAAGGTTCGGGGCGCAATGGGTAATGGGCCTAACCAAACTGGTTTGAGCCGAGGCCACATCATGTGGCAGATTGACGAAAGTCTACGTCGTCTGGATACAGATTATATTGATCTCTACCAGATCCACGGTTTTGACACCTTTGTTCCGCTAGAAGAAACAATGCGAGCGTTAGACGACATAGTTCGTAGCGGAAAGGTGCGCTATATTGGCTGTAGTAATCTAGCCGCTTGGCAAATTATGAAGGCACAAGGCTACGCCGAATTTCGTAATCTTACCAAATTTGTTTCGTTGCAAGCTTACTACACTATTGCTGGGCGCGACCTGGAGCGAGAATTGGTGCCGATGATGCTCGATCAGAAAATAGGTTTGATGGTCTGGAGTCCGTTGGCGGGAGGGCTATTAAGCGGAAAATACAAGCGCGGTGAAGATGGACCAGAAGGATCACGTCGGATAGATTTTGACTTTCCGCCCGTAAATAAAGAGCGAGCGTTTGATATTCTGGATGTGATGCACCCGATGGCCGAAGAGAAAGGTATTTCGGTAGCCCGCCTTGCTTTGGCTTGGCTGCTGCATCAGGAGGCGGTTACCACGGTGATTATCGGAGCGAAAAAGACGGAACAGTTGGAGGATAACCTGAAGGCAGTGGATGTAAAATTATCCGAAGACGATCTTCACAAGCTGGATGAAGTCAGCCAGCTTGCTCCTGAATATCCAGGCTGGATGTTTGAACGACAGGGTCGAGACCGGGTGAAGCAGATGGAAGAGTTGAAGGTGAGAAATTGA
- a CDS encoding aldehyde dehydrogenase family protein, translating to MVIINPATEATITTVQEDTAASAQEKYERVRQGQPTWYQTPIAERIAAIAQFSELLQSQADELAKTLTQEMGKPLNQAHNELNGARGRIQYFVENSEKWLAEELVTEEEGLVEKIAYEPLGVIANISAWNYPYLVGVNVFIPALIAGNGVLYKPSEYTILTGLKIGKLLHQAGIPEDVFQVVIGDGEIGKALLELPLNGYFFTGSNRTGQRIYETVAPKMVLCQMELGGKDPLYVPNDNVNVAKVAQAAAEGAFYNNGQSCCAVERIYVHQAIYDEFLEAFTQEVQQLKLGNPEEEGVFIGPLARQEQIAVLEQQVQDALDKEAQLLTGGKKANRTGYYFEPTVFTDVNHQMQIMREESFGPIIGIQRVADDNEAIALMQDTDYGLTAAVYCDTQAKAETILAKIDSGTAYWNCCDRVSATLPWSGRKKSGIGTTLSYHGIRIFTKPKAYHLRKG from the coding sequence ATGGTCATTATCAACCCAGCTACCGAAGCCACAATTACTACAGTTCAGGAAGATACAGCTGCTTCGGCTCAAGAGAAATACGAACGAGTTCGGCAAGGCCAACCAACTTGGTATCAGACTCCGATTGCAGAACGAATTGCAGCGATTGCTCAGTTTTCCGAGCTACTACAGAGCCAGGCGGACGAACTGGCTAAAACACTTACGCAGGAGATGGGAAAGCCATTAAACCAAGCGCATAACGAATTGAACGGAGCAAGAGGACGCATCCAGTACTTCGTAGAAAATTCTGAGAAGTGGCTAGCTGAAGAATTAGTTACGGAGGAAGAGGGTTTAGTTGAGAAAATTGCGTACGAGCCGCTAGGAGTCATCGCCAATATCTCGGCCTGGAATTACCCCTATCTGGTGGGAGTCAATGTATTTATTCCCGCGTTAATCGCTGGTAACGGAGTACTCTATAAACCTTCAGAATATACCATCCTTACCGGACTGAAAATTGGTAAACTGCTGCACCAAGCGGGTATTCCTGAAGATGTATTCCAAGTAGTAATTGGTGATGGTGAGATAGGAAAAGCACTGCTCGAGCTACCACTGAATGGTTACTTCTTTACCGGATCAAATCGTACCGGTCAACGTATCTATGAAACGGTAGCTCCCAAGATGGTGCTCTGCCAGATGGAATTAGGTGGGAAAGACCCACTCTACGTTCCCAACGATAATGTTAACGTCGCGAAAGTAGCCCAGGCTGCTGCTGAAGGAGCGTTTTATAACAACGGGCAAAGTTGCTGCGCCGTAGAGCGTATCTACGTCCATCAGGCTATTTACGATGAGTTTCTGGAAGCTTTCACTCAGGAAGTGCAGCAGCTCAAACTAGGCAACCCGGAAGAAGAAGGTGTATTTATTGGCCCATTGGCTCGCCAAGAGCAGATTGCGGTACTAGAGCAGCAGGTTCAAGATGCATTAGATAAAGAAGCTCAGCTACTTACTGGAGGTAAAAAAGCCAACCGTACCGGTTATTATTTTGAACCAACGGTTTTTACTGATGTTAATCACCAGATGCAGATTATGCGGGAAGAATCCTTTGGCCCTATCATTGGTATCCAACGGGTAGCCGACGATAATGAAGCTATTGCTTTAATGCAAGATACCGATTACGGACTCACTGCCGCCGTCTACTGCGATACTCAGGCGAAAGCTGAAACCATTCTGGCGAAGATTGACAGCGGCACCGCCTACTGGAATTGCTGCGATCGCGTAAGTGCCACTCTTCCCTGGTCAGGCCGAAAAAAGTCAGGAATTGGCACTACCCTTTCGTATCACGGAATTCGCATCTTTACCAAACCCAAAGCATACCATTTGCGAAAGGGGTAA
- the thrA gene encoding bifunctional aspartate kinase/homoserine dehydrogenase I, with translation MKVLKFGGTSVGSAKSIKIVADIILQYQQQQMHCATVVSAMGGVTDRLLDISQEAAQGNEEYKERLSELEKHHFTAARELIGVHAQSKVFARLKTLFNELDDLVHGVYLLRERSPRTMDLVLSFGERLSAYLISQYLNELGARAEFLDAREIIVTDKTFNNAKVDFTATNQKIQDYFRDHEALQIVTGFVAATPEQETTTLGRGGSDYTASILGAALNAEEIEIWTDVDGVMTADPRQVSTAFSLDAISYIEAMEMSHFGAKVIYPPTLLPVLGANIPLRIRNTFHREFPGTLVSKNPYASTVHQALNNAKAPAVKGISSIKEVAMLTLEGSGMVGTPGISSRLFGALAQRGINIIIITQASSEHTITFAVSPADAEAAQRTMSEEFANEIAAGKIIPPVAERNLSIVAIVGENMRQTPGISGRLFIALGRNGVNVRAIAQGSSEANLSVVIAQRNLHKALNTVHEAFFLSEKKTLNVFLVGIGLIGKTLLQQIAQQREYLQKNRILEISVIGIANSKRMAFSETGLNPGEWQSTLEQVGEEADMQAFVQRMKEMNMPNSVFVDCTASQDVTEYYAEVLQSAISIVTPNKLANSGSHQAYQQLQMAARQAGVQFLYETNVGASLPVIRVIQDLKDSGDKIYKIEGILSGTLSYLFNTFTSEKRFSDIVRQAKELGYTEPNPREDLLGTDVARKILILAREVGIPLELQDVEVENMLPPACMEANSPEEFLKALEAADGDFTQRLRQAEEQSEKLRFVATLEDERATVRLLSVGADHPFYALSGSDNIISFTTSRYRDRPLVVKGSGAGAEVTAAGVFADLISVSNYLYQ, from the coding sequence ATGAAAGTTCTGAAGTTTGGCGGCACTTCGGTAGGCTCGGCCAAAAGTATCAAAATTGTGGCAGATATCATTTTGCAGTACCAGCAGCAACAGATGCACTGCGCCACAGTAGTTTCGGCAATGGGAGGAGTAACTGACCGCTTACTAGATATTAGTCAAGAAGCGGCTCAGGGAAATGAAGAGTATAAAGAGCGACTATCAGAACTGGAGAAACACCATTTTACGGCAGCCCGAGAGCTGATTGGAGTACATGCCCAAAGCAAAGTATTTGCCCGATTAAAAACATTGTTTAACGAGCTCGACGACTTAGTACACGGAGTATACCTACTGCGAGAACGCTCACCTCGCACCATGGACTTAGTGCTCAGCTTTGGCGAACGCCTCTCAGCCTACCTAATTAGCCAGTACCTGAACGAGTTAGGGGCGCGTGCCGAATTTTTAGATGCTCGCGAAATTATTGTTACCGACAAAACCTTCAATAACGCTAAGGTAGACTTTACCGCTACCAATCAGAAGATTCAGGACTATTTTCGCGACCACGAAGCCTTGCAAATTGTGACTGGATTTGTGGCCGCCACTCCCGAGCAGGAAACCACTACGCTGGGACGAGGTGGGTCAGATTATACCGCTTCCATTCTGGGAGCAGCCCTCAACGCTGAGGAAATTGAAATCTGGACGGACGTAGACGGCGTGATGACCGCCGATCCGCGCCAAGTTAGCACGGCCTTTTCGCTAGATGCCATCTCCTATATTGAAGCAATGGAAATGTCGCACTTTGGAGCCAAAGTTATTTACCCTCCTACCCTACTGCCCGTACTGGGAGCCAACATTCCGTTACGGATTCGCAATACATTTCACCGGGAGTTTCCAGGTACGCTGGTTAGCAAGAATCCGTATGCCTCAACGGTTCATCAGGCTTTGAACAATGCGAAAGCCCCCGCCGTAAAGGGTATTTCTTCTATTAAAGAAGTAGCCATGCTCACCCTGGAAGGAAGTGGTATGGTAGGAACACCTGGTATCTCGTCCCGCTTGTTTGGAGCCTTGGCGCAGCGAGGCATCAACATCATTATTATTACCCAAGCTTCTTCGGAGCACACAATCACCTTTGCGGTTAGCCCTGCGGATGCAGAAGCAGCTCAACGGACAATGAGCGAAGAGTTTGCCAACGAGATCGCTGCCGGAAAAATTATTCCCCCGGTAGCTGAGCGCAACCTGTCTATTGTGGCGATTGTGGGTGAGAATATGCGGCAGACCCCGGGTATCTCTGGACGGTTATTTATTGCCCTAGGTCGGAATGGAGTAAACGTGCGAGCCATTGCTCAGGGTTCATCAGAAGCAAATCTATCGGTAGTTATCGCCCAGCGCAATTTGCATAAAGCACTCAATACTGTACACGAGGCGTTCTTTCTCTCCGAAAAGAAAACCCTTAACGTATTTTTAGTAGGTATAGGGCTAATCGGAAAAACGCTACTTCAGCAAATTGCTCAGCAGCGAGAGTATCTCCAAAAAAATCGTATTCTGGAAATTTCGGTCATCGGCATTGCCAATAGCAAACGCATGGCTTTTTCGGAAACCGGATTGAATCCAGGAGAATGGCAAAGCACGCTGGAACAAGTCGGCGAAGAAGCTGACATGCAAGCCTTCGTGCAGCGAATGAAAGAAATGAATATGCCCAATAGCGTATTTGTTGACTGCACCGCCAGCCAAGATGTAACCGAGTATTACGCCGAAGTTTTACAGTCGGCTATATCGATTGTCACCCCTAATAAGTTAGCCAACTCCGGTTCGCATCAAGCGTATCAGCAACTGCAAATGGCGGCTCGTCAGGCAGGGGTACAATTTCTGTACGAAACCAATGTGGGAGCCAGCCTACCCGTTATTCGGGTCATTCAGGATTTGAAGGATAGCGGAGATAAAATTTATAAAATTGAAGGAATTCTATCGGGTACTCTATCGTACCTGTTTAACACCTTTACTTCGGAAAAACGCTTTAGCGATATTGTGCGCCAAGCCAAAGAGCTGGGCTATACTGAACCGAACCCGCGCGAAGATTTGTTAGGCACCGACGTAGCGCGTAAAATCCTTATTTTAGCCCGAGAGGTGGGCATTCCGCTAGAACTACAAGATGTAGAAGTAGAAAACATGCTACCCCCAGCCTGTATGGAAGCCAACTCGCCCGAAGAGTTTCTAAAAGCACTGGAAGCTGCCGACGGTGATTTTACTCAACGGCTACGCCAAGCCGAAGAACAAAGCGAAAAGCTACGGTTTGTGGCTACGCTAGAAGATGAGCGAGCCACGGTGCGTTTACTATCAGTGGGAGCCGACCATCCATTTTACGCGCTTTCTGGTAGTGATAATATTATTTCGTTTACTACATCTCGTTACCGCGATCGTCCTTTGGTAGTGAAAGGCTCAGGCGCTGGGGCGGAAGTAACAGCAGCAGGGGTGTTTGCTGATTTGATTAGTGTGAGCAATTATTTATATCAGTAA
- the deoC gene encoding deoxyribose-phosphate aldolase yields MTQLSLSSKLHRYLEYTKLSATLTYAEVDQMILDTKQHNFVGICVPPFWVKKVSRGLGDTNVQVVTVIGFPLGYQMTETKVQEMELAIQNGANELDIVMNLSAFKSGMPWVKIEIAKCASLAHEHGCLLKVILETTYLTDDEIVTACKICADAGADFVKTSTGFADAGASVHHVQLMRKTLPSNVGIKASGGIKTAQQAITLIEVGADRIGASTALIIINE; encoded by the coding sequence ATGACTCAACTGTCTCTTTCTTCTAAACTGCATCGCTATCTGGAATACACCAAGCTTTCGGCTACCCTAACTTACGCTGAGGTAGATCAGATGATTCTGGATACTAAACAGCATAACTTCGTAGGTATCTGTGTGCCGCCGTTTTGGGTAAAAAAAGTCAGTCGTGGTTTGGGCGATACCAACGTGCAGGTAGTAACCGTCATTGGGTTTCCACTGGGTTACCAGATGACGGAAACCAAAGTTCAGGAGATGGAATTGGCTATTCAGAATGGGGCGAATGAACTGGATATAGTGATGAACCTCTCGGCTTTTAAATCGGGCATGCCCTGGGTGAAGATTGAGATTGCCAAGTGCGCCTCGCTGGCTCACGAACACGGCTGTTTACTTAAAGTAATTCTAGAAACAACCTATCTGACCGACGATGAGATTGTCACGGCTTGTAAGATTTGTGCCGATGCTGGAGCCGATTTTGTAAAAACCTCAACTGGATTTGCTGATGCGGGAGCTAGCGTTCATCACGTACAACTGATGCGAAAAACATTGCCTTCTAATGTAGGTATCAAAGCCTCCGGTGGAATTAAAACTGCTCAACAAGCTATTACCTTAATAGAGGTCGGTGCCGACCGAATTGGCGCATCTACTGCTTTAATAATAATTAATGAATGA